The genome window TGCCTGGATATACAAACTGCACTTCCAACACCATCAACTACATCCACCAACTctacattatatataccaGAAATTAATTCGATACACGCATGATTAATACAAACTTAAATTACTCATGTCAGACTGTACCTGACTTCAAACTTCGGTCACACTCACCCTCTATGACCTCTCTCACCCAATGTCTTTTTAGAGCATCCACACCTGGATGACACATAATCCAGCATTTGACCGGTGAAAAATTTATGGAaaaattaaacaaaaacaaaaacaggTCAATACGATAACGaacggaaaaaaaaacaaaaaaaaaaaaaaaaatagatgGGAAGTAAACAAGTGACAGCTTGAATGTGGCAATAAAAAAGAGGTTACGGCTGAGTGTGTGTGAGTCAATTTCCGATACGTGACAGTGGAACAGCCACCAAGTTGTGGTtagtttttgaaattgtgAGCGAGGTCAGCGTGTAGTAGAGGTGTGTGCGCTCTCATCTCTGCATGGGGGATGAGAAGTAAATAGCTTAATTAAGAGATAGATACTGACTGGTTGGATATTATTGCTTAGATTCGTAATTAGTTGGACACTTGGGAATCGAGGTTATTGCACTTTACTCGCATGCCTCTCCCGAGTCATAATTCACACTGTTTCAGGTGCATTTGCTCCAGAGTCCAATAAAGCCATGCCAAGACAAACCAGCAGGTGTGTAAggaaaataaaggaaaGCACCCACACCCCGCCAGGCCAGGCCAGGCCAAGCCAGGTGCCGCGAGAGTTTTCGTTTTGATTTGGGTTTGGGGTTTGGGGTGCGCGCCTTTTTGGGGGtgggagaaaaaaaacttgaaaCAGCACCCCCCCACAGAGAGAGGAGAGGAGAGAGGAGGGGGGAAAAGGAAgggaaaggaaaaggaagaaaaaaaaaaaaaagtagtCACGTGCTATGAGCACACTGTGGCTTCTTTTGTAAGAGAAGACAGGGTTAAGGGAGGGGAGAGGAAGAGGAGTAGAGAAGAGAGGGGTTTTTGTCTGGCGCGAAGATCGGAACAAGAGATAGGGTAACGAAAGTGTGTGGAGGAGAGTCATGACATGGTGTTTGTCCCACGGGAGCCGGGACTCAGTCAGCGGTGGGACTGGCTGGATAACTGGCAGACTGTGAGTCAGGCTTGAGTGACTCAGAGTTGTTATGCGCTCTTGATTCTTGCTTGACTTTCGTCAAGACAGAGAAAGTTGGGATCCCGTTGTTGGTTCAGCTGGAAGTCAGCAGTTGGAGCACGTGACTCAACTGGACTTGTGACGTCGCTTGTCAAATGTCGCGCGTCGCACCACCAGCCAACTTTTGGGAAACGCTGGCACAAGAAGCATACCGATCAATATGTATGTACCGTAACgtcaatttcaaaaaaaaacctaaaaaatttaaaaaatgCAGAGAgctctcttcttgaaatgcAGCTGTACTTCAACACAGTCCACCAAGAAACGCATAACCTATATATAATAGCCATGACCCAATCGTCCATACACATGggaacttttcaattgttAAACTGTCTTCTAGAATGCCAAGACTCCCCAAGGAAAACACAATACGAAAACATATATTGGACATGTCAGCAGTTAAAGAACTCAGCGTCCCACTAGAATCAAACCCACGCGATTTTTTCAAATGGTTCCAAAATTCCGATAACATTGGaggttttttctttctttgttttgcCCTTTCGTTGGCCCTTCTCGCGTTCGTTACATTACTCTTTGGGCTTTATTACTTCATTTTTGCCCCAATACCAAAAACGGAACCAAAACGAAAGTCTATATGGATCTCGATCGCCGATTATCAGGATAAATTGACACCCAAACAGCAGGAGCTGTACATAGAGTATGCGTGCAAGCAGTACGAAGAGGAAATGATGGAGCTAAGACAACGTCAACGAGAGGCGATGTCGGGGACAATGTTTCCGGacccaaaaccaaaaccatTCTTGACAAGAATCAAACATCTCTTCAACAAGCCAAAAGTGTATCCGATAAAGCAGCTCCACGAGGAGAGCCCCAATTGCTACTTTGCCACAGCAGAAACCATCGATGAGGTGGAGAAAGAGGCAAACCGTGCAGCTTCTCCGGATCAAATGGTGTGACCCTACCtccttctctctctcttttcaaccTTAAAACTGACGCTGTCATGTATTATAGGTCACATGATTAGAGATAAAGGAATTCCTTACGAAAACGAACGAAACTGAAACGCTCAGACAAAAGTgttagaagaaagaaaaaaaaagccatGAACGAAGTTTCAACGATAAGTTACACAACTCTGACCACACCTACTTATCATCGGTTCGTAAGTTATTCAGTTGCTCTCCGAATAATAAGGCGGGCATTTCAGAGACCATTTTAAAAGAGTAGGAACTTTTATCTGAAGTGGCTGCGATATGACTGATCCCTTTGCAGACCTTCTTTCATCCTTTAAATCAGGCCAAACTCCATCCGACAGCAAACCCTCTTCATTGAAGAATGCATCCCTAAATGATCTTTTGTCAAGTCGATCGGCTGTCAATTCGCCAGCCCCAGTTCCAGTgaccactactactactactactccTCCACTCCAAAAGATGAATGATCTTTCGGGCGATCTTTTTGACGACCTGCTGTCGAAACCAATAACTCAGAACAAAAAAGTGGAAAGTCCTCTAGCTAGCGCTTCAACAAAGGATGATTTTGATCTGGTATTTGAATCCCTTAACTCACCACCGCCTGCAGTCTTCGtccaaaatgaaaatgaggTTGAAATTTCGGAACGCACTCCAAAGCAGGAAGAGCCTGTGGTGGATGAAGTGAAAGATATGGAAATCTCTAAAATCATGTCTTTAGGTATCAGTTTCGAGAAATCAGTTCGTTACTACGAGAAGGGTATTCTCTATGAGCAATTGTTAGACAGAAAACTCAATCATAAGACTCGCTCAGGATCAGAAAATCTAGATTCATCGTATGCATTCTCATCCACATCCTCACATACGTCCTATGGTCAAACAGAGGAAACTCCTGCGTTTCTGGCTATGGCCtccaagttcttcaacaaggGGAAAGATTTCATCGAAGATAAGATCATCGCACCCTTGCAGCATGATGATTTAGAGCAAAGATCCCCTCCACAATCTCATCTGCGACAATCCCGTCATCCAAACGGTAACTCTTTGCCAAAAAAGACGCCGCTCGCCCGTTCGGAGTTTTTCGGCGACAACGACGCTACTGGGATTCATTCGATTGATCAATTGTCTATCcaagaaaataaatctaCTTCTGCCATTCGAAGAAGTGAACCCTCTCCAAAACCACAAAATTCGCCTCTACCAGCAGGATCTGGGTCAGAACCTCAGTCGAAGTTGGAGAATGATACTCCGGTATTATTGGACTTTGATGCAGGCCCAGAAACTCAATCATCATCACAATACCACATATCGGAATTCGAATTGACCAGTTTCAAcgaattcaaaaacaatgGTGTTAAGTTATTTGGATCTGGGGATTTTCATGGCGCATTCTCacaatttgaaaaatcaTTGAACACCCTTCCTACGGAACATCCACTCCGTATCATTTCATTGTCTAATATGATTTCATGTCAATTGAAAATGGGGGAGAATTCTAAGGCTCTAAAAACAATAGACGTTGCCATTGAAATGATTAAAAAATGTCCAGATTTGTCTACTGTTATTGAGCAGAGCTCTCCACCTAGGACATATAAGCAAATGTCAGAGAAAATTGAATCAAAGCATGCTGAAATATATGAACATATGGAAAACTATGATAAAGCTCTCTCAATATACACCCAATTGATCTCTGAAGGTGTCACTGATAGAAAGATCatggaaggaaaaagacGTTGCGAGAAAATTGTGAATCCAGAAAAATTCAAGCCGAAACCCCCTAAAACAGTAACAAAACCATCAATTAACCCATCCCAAGTGAAAAGCACATCTCCAAGTCTAAATTCGGATGCTTTacataaaataaaagaagacgggaaaaagaaagcccaagaagaggaaaagaggTTGGAGTTATATGATAAAGTTAATgagaaaattaaaaaatggTCATATCAGCATGAGAAGGATTTGAGATACCTATTGGTTCATGTAGATCCACTTCTTAAATGGACTTCTTGGAAGCCTGTCTCCCCTGAGGATGtggttcttgaaaagaaagtaaaaCTTTACTATTTGAAAGCAATTGCAAAAACTCATCCAGATAAAATTCCCTCCGATACAAGTTTAGAAAATATCATGGTTGCTGAGAATGTGTACATGACGTTGAATAAGGCGTGGGAGGACTTCAAATCTACGAATAACGTTTAGAAGTAGAAAATTCATTAGATACTTCATAGATTACAAAATTACGGCATTTGTAGGTATAGACATCTATATAGCATTATCTTTGTATTCTTTAACATAAAGGCCTAAAGCTTTAATAGGGAACAAGAATCTGTAGCTTGGATATTCTATAGCACAAGAATGATTAAAAACACCTTCAACTGCTTCGAATTTCCATTCTCCCGAAGGTTGTTGCCTTTCTTTTAGTAGCTTAATACCTCTATCGATCACATGTTTGTTTGGATATTTAGCTAAAATCAAACCAATAATAGCCCAAGCCGTTTGAACAACATATGAGGTTTTATCTGACACATAGGAGTGAAGTTCACTAGATTTCATGGTCTCACTCCATCCACCATCTGGAAGCTGCTTGGAAACTAAGAAATCACACCCCTTACGTACAACTTCACTGTTCTCATAATTTTCTCCGACTGTATATAGAGCTTCCAAGGCAAACATTCCAGCATAAGTGTAGCAGATACCCCAACAGCCGTACCATGATCcatcttcattttgaacatttttGATATATGCGATAGCTTCCTTTATCGCAAAGTCAatgtctttttttctataGTCAAAATGCTTACGGAAGTATGTCAATCCAAGAACAGAAGAATCAGTACACTCGACATATGGGTATTCTACCATTATATTTCCGAACACTTCTGCTGGGTTCAATTTCTCCAATAATGTTGTAGCTTTGATTTTCTCGTATGTTGAGAAGGACCCGTATTCAAAGGAAGACACATTTTGTAATGATAATAAGACATCAATTCCATTATTAAGCTTTTTTGGATCGTAATAGTCATGGACATCTTTGAAACTAGCCGAATTCAAAACCATAATAATTGCTTTTATAGCTTCCGCCGTACAATCAGAAACAGTGTATCcttgtgtttttgttgaaaatGGCCATGCTCCAAGCCTTTTGTCTCTAAAACTGCCATCAGCACAGTTTTCAGTAAACTGTGAGCGGCATaaaaatttgaaagatCTGGAAACTGAATCATGGAACTCGGGAAGTTCAGCTAATCCTGCTGTAAACATATACTGGACAAAAAATGCACAGTCCCATACTTGCACACCATTTGTACCCATGACAGTTAAACC of Kluyveromyces marxianus DMKU3-1042 DNA, complete genome, chromosome 3 contains these proteins:
- a CDS encoding ATP synthase subunit b; translated protein: MPRLPKENTIRKHILDMSAVKELSVPLESNPRDFFKWFQNSDNIGGFFFLCFALSLALLAFVTLLFGLYYFIFAPIPKTEPKRKSIWISIADYQDKLTPKQQELYIEYACKQYEEEMMELRQRQREAMSGTMFPDPKPKPFLTRIKHLFNKPKVYPIKQLHEESPNCYFATAETIDEVEKEANRAASPDQMV
- the SWA2 gene encoding auxilin-like protein SWA2; the encoded protein is MTDPFADLLSSFKSGQTPSDSKPSSLKNASLNDLLSSRSAVNSPAPVPVTTTTTTTPPLQKMNDLSGDLFDDLLSKPITQNKKVESPLASASTKDDFDLVFESLNSPPPAVFVQNENEVEISERTPKQEEPVVDEVKDMEISKIMSLGISFEKSVRYYEKGILYEQLLDRKLNHKTRSGSENLDSSYAFSSTSSHTSYGQTEETPAFLAMASKFFNKGKDFIEDKIIAPLQHDDLEQRSPPQSHLRQSRHPNGNSLPKKTPLARSEFFGDNDATGIHSIDQLSIQENKSTSAIRRSEPSPKPQNSPLPAGSGSEPQSKLENDTPVLLDFDAGPETQSSSQYHISEFELTSFNEFKNNGVKLFGSGDFHGAFSQFEKSLNTLPTEHPLRIISLSNMISCQLKMGENSKALKTIDVAIEMIKKCPDLSTVIEQSSPPRTYKQMSEKIESKHAEIYEHMENYDKALSIYTQLISEGVTDRKIMEGKRRCEKIVNPEKFKPKPPKTVTKPSINPSQVKSTSPSLNSDALHKIKEDGKKKAQEEEKRLELYDKVNEKIKKWSYQHEKDLRYLLVHVDPLLKWTSWKPVSPEDVVLEKKVKLYYLKAIAKTHPDKIPSDTSLENIMVAENVYMTLNKAWEDFKSTNNV